In the genome of Massilibacillus massiliensis, one region contains:
- a CDS encoding PhoH family protein, translating into MKKYYVLDTNVLLHSPNALYAFNEHTVVIPEVVIEELDRFKKESTERGANSRHISRIIDTMRTQGNLLEGVSLNENGGTLILESNHTATKMPIYWDKDKADNRILQVCKGLLECGEQTILVSRDTNMRVKASILKIQAEDFRNDKVSSIDQQYTGRTVAYTSSDTINTFHTTDKQFMDPSKVFTFDEQTDLLVPADLITNQFLLIKSTDNDRHTALGRFDGEKIVHLQYKNHTPFGVTPRNVGQIFMQECLMMNAQTAPLVILKGISGTAKTFYSLAVGLHQYMECRPRQYQHILICRPNTMLDDGIGFLPGTESEKIEPYMRAIKDNLFTLMSGNTAAEDKDLAQTEDTVNMLFEKRMIQTEALAYQRGRSLQNYWTIFDEMQNSTPRQAKAVLTRPGLGTKIILIGDPAQIDHPLLDSQSNGLSYASEKMIGSKLCFQVTMLPEECERSPLAAEAAKRL; encoded by the coding sequence TTGAAAAAATATTATGTCTTAGACACTAATGTTTTACTGCACTCGCCGAACGCTCTGTATGCATTTAATGAACACACTGTGGTCATTCCTGAAGTCGTAATCGAAGAGCTTGATCGATTCAAAAAAGAGTCAACCGAACGTGGTGCCAACAGTCGTCATATTAGTCGTATTATTGACACCATGCGTACCCAAGGAAATTTATTAGAAGGCGTTTCGCTAAATGAAAACGGCGGAACTTTGATTTTAGAATCTAACCATACCGCCACCAAGATGCCAATCTATTGGGATAAAGATAAAGCCGATAATCGTATTCTCCAAGTTTGTAAGGGACTATTAGAATGCGGTGAACAAACAATTCTGGTTAGCCGTGATACCAATATGCGAGTAAAAGCTTCGATTTTAAAAATTCAGGCTGAAGACTTTCGCAATGACAAAGTATCTAGTATTGATCAACAATATACAGGCCGTACCGTCGCTTATACCTCTAGTGATACCATCAATACTTTTCATACAACTGACAAGCAGTTTATGGATCCAAGCAAGGTATTCACATTCGATGAACAAACAGATCTGCTGGTCCCGGCCGACCTTATTACCAACCAATTTTTGTTGATTAAATCAACAGACAATGATCGTCACACTGCATTAGGACGCTTTGACGGCGAAAAAATCGTTCATCTACAATATAAAAATCATACACCATTTGGTGTAACACCAAGAAATGTTGGTCAAATCTTTATGCAAGAGTGCCTGATGATGAATGCCCAAACAGCCCCACTTGTCATTTTAAAAGGCATTTCCGGAACGGCTAAAACTTTTTATTCTCTAGCCGTGGGTCTTCATCAATATATGGAATGTCGGCCAAGACAATACCAGCACATTTTAATCTGCCGACCAAACACTATGCTTGATGATGGAATTGGATTTCTGCCAGGAACTGAATCTGAAAAAATCGAGCCTTATATGCGGGCAATCAAAGATAACTTATTTACCTTAATGTCCGGAAACACTGCAGCAGAAGATAAAGATCTAGCACAAACGGAAGATACCGTCAACATGTTGTTTGAAAAACGGATGATCCAAACGGAGGCATTGGCGTATCAGCGGGGACGTTCTCTGCAAAACTACTGGACTATTTTTGATGAAATGCAGAACTCCACTCCACGCCAAGCAAAAGCCGTGTTGACGAGGCCTGGGCTCGGTACAAAAATCATTTTAATCGGCGATCCTGCACAAATTGACCACCCTTTATTAGATAGCCAGTCCAACGGCCTAAGTTATGCAAGTGAAAAAATGATAGGCTCTAAACTGTGCTTCCAAGTAACAATGTTGCCCGAAGAATGTGAGCGTTCCCCGCTCGCAGCAGAAGCGGCGAAAAGATTGTAA
- a CDS encoding CGGC domain-containing protein, translated as MKLAIIVREETMMRCTGGGCLNAFFQRIDSFARYTGQEDLTLVAFTHNGGDMEKKIAALIKKKVDVVHLSSCMRGMDDNYKNWAEKLSEHFAVVGYTHGEEQREGKETVILEKQQ; from the coding sequence ATGAAATTAGCTATTATTGTACGAGAAGAAACTATGATGCGATGTACTGGGGGCGGATGCTTAAACGCATTTTTTCAAAGAATTGATTCTTTTGCGCGCTATACAGGGCAAGAGGATTTGACTTTAGTTGCTTTTACGCACAATGGCGGCGATATGGAGAAGAAGATTGCAGCACTTATTAAAAAGAAGGTAGATGTTGTACATTTATCCTCTTGTATGCGAGGGATGGATGACAACTATAAAAATTGGGCAGAAAAATTATCCGAGCATTTTGCTGTTGTCGGCTATACACATGGAGAAGAACAGCGTGAGGGGAAAGAGACCGTCATTCTTGAAAAACAACAGTAG